The following proteins come from a genomic window of Corallococcus sp. NCRR:
- a CDS encoding YeiH family protein — translation MPLGAALCLLPFVSTGVALLAGLCVALTVGNPFAGTTRKLTPRLLSLAVVGLGAGMDLRTVLAAGREGLGYTVVGIALCLTLGVGLARLLGVPRVTGLLISVGTAICGGSAIAAVVPVLRPQEHETSVALGTVFMLNAVALFVFPVVGHAVGLTPHQFGLWCAMAIHDTSSVVGAALRYGPEALAVATPVKLARALWILPLTVGLAAWQRREGHAVTGKVRRPWFIAGFLGAAAVVTVFPSLEPVGQGVAAVARQLLVVTLFLLGAGLTRETLRAVGLRPLAQAVALWLIMAGLCLGALLLGWA, via the coding sequence ATGCCGCTCGGCGCGGCGCTGTGCCTGCTGCCTTTCGTCTCCACCGGTGTGGCCCTGCTCGCGGGGCTGTGCGTGGCCCTGACCGTGGGCAATCCCTTCGCCGGGACGACGCGGAAGCTGACGCCCCGGCTGTTGTCCCTGGCGGTGGTGGGGCTGGGCGCGGGCATGGACCTGCGCACGGTGCTCGCGGCGGGGCGTGAGGGCCTGGGCTACACGGTGGTGGGCATCGCGCTGTGTCTGACGCTGGGCGTGGGGCTCGCCCGGCTGCTGGGCGTGCCCCGCGTGACGGGCCTGCTCATCAGCGTGGGCACGGCCATCTGCGGCGGGAGCGCCATCGCGGCGGTGGTGCCGGTGCTGCGGCCCCAGGAGCATGAGACGTCCGTGGCGCTGGGCACGGTGTTCATGCTCAATGCCGTGGCGCTGTTCGTCTTCCCCGTCGTGGGCCACGCGGTAGGGCTGACGCCGCACCAGTTCGGATTGTGGTGCGCGATGGCCATCCACGACACCAGCTCCGTGGTGGGCGCGGCGCTGCGCTACGGCCCCGAGGCCCTGGCGGTGGCCACGCCTGTGAAGCTGGCGCGAGCCCTGTGGATCCTCCCGCTCACGGTGGGCCTGGCCGCATGGCAGCGGCGCGAGGGCCACGCGGTGACCGGCAAGGTCCGCCGGCCCTGGTTCATCGCCGGTTTCCTGGGAGCGGCGGCGGTCGTGACGGTGTTCCCGTCGCTCGAACCGGTGGGGCAGGGTGTGGCGGCCGTCGCCCGGCAGTTGCTCGTGGTGACGCTGTTCCTGCTGGGGGCGGGGCTGACGCGCGAAACGCTGCGCGCCGTGGGCCTCCGTCCGCTCGCGCAGGCCGTGGCGCTGTGGCTGATCATGGCGGGCCTGTGCCTGGGCGCGCTGCTGCTGGGCTGGGCGTGA
- the map gene encoding type I methionyl aminopeptidase encodes MGIPLFKGSEVERLRLAGRAAAGTLAHVGARLQPGVTTADIDAWVREDTARRGGTPSQLGYKGFPATVCTSRNHVVCHGIPRTDEVLKPGDIVNVDVTTHLDGFHGDTSATFMIGEVSADAKHVVAVARRCRDVGVSVVRHGARLGDIGAAVMALAKAEGCSVVEEFGGHGIGRQMHGEPHVPHVAKAGTGITLKSGMVITIEPMINLGRPDIRMMPDGWTVVTADGSLSAQFEHTVLVTRDGCEILTPNELSLHIPGSHPES; translated from the coding sequence ATGGGCATTCCTCTCTTCAAGGGCAGTGAAGTGGAGCGGCTGCGGCTCGCGGGCCGCGCGGCGGCGGGGACGTTGGCGCACGTGGGCGCCCGGCTCCAGCCCGGGGTGACGACGGCGGACATCGACGCGTGGGTTCGCGAGGACACGGCGCGGCGGGGCGGGACGCCCAGTCAGCTGGGCTACAAGGGCTTCCCGGCCACGGTGTGCACCAGCCGCAACCACGTGGTGTGCCATGGCATCCCGCGCACGGATGAAGTGCTCAAGCCCGGCGACATCGTCAACGTGGACGTGACGACGCACCTGGACGGCTTCCACGGCGACACGTCCGCCACGTTCATGATTGGCGAGGTCTCCGCCGACGCGAAGCACGTCGTGGCCGTGGCGCGGCGGTGCCGGGACGTGGGCGTGTCGGTGGTGCGGCACGGCGCGCGGCTGGGGGACATTGGCGCGGCGGTGATGGCGCTGGCGAAGGCGGAGGGGTGCAGCGTGGTGGAGGAGTTCGGGGGCCACGGCATCGGCAGGCAGATGCACGGGGAGCCGCACGTACCGCACGTGGCGAAGGCGGGCACGGGCATCACGCTGAAGTCGGGGATGGTCATCACCATCGAGCCCATGATCAACCTGGGGCGCCCGGACATCCGGATGATGCCGGACGGGTGGACCGTCGTGACCGCGGACGGCAGCCTGTCCGCCCAGTTCGAGCACACGGTGCTCGTCACCCGCGACGGCTGCGAAATCCTCACGCCCAACGAGCTGTCCCTGCACATCCCCGGGAGCCATCCAGAAAGCTGA
- a CDS encoding LysR family transcriptional regulator codes for MSITHLQSFVAVAEEGHVGRAALRLHITQPPLSRHILALEDELGTPLFERVPRGMRLLPTGEALLQHARRILAEVEVATRTVREAAGSTKPPPA; via the coding sequence GTGAGCATCACGCACCTCCAGTCCTTCGTCGCGGTGGCGGAAGAGGGCCACGTGGGCCGGGCCGCGCTCCGGCTGCACATCACCCAGCCGCCGCTCAGCCGTCACATCCTCGCCCTGGAGGATGAGCTGGGCACGCCCCTCTTCGAGCGCGTCCCCCGGGGCATGCGCCTGTTGCCCACCGGCGAGGCCCTGCTCCAGCACGCGCGCCGCATCCTCGCGGAGGTGGAGGTCGCCACCCGCACCGTGCGCGAGGCGGCCGGGAGCACGAAGCCGCCCCCGGCCTGA
- a CDS encoding DEAD/DEAH box helicase — protein sequence MSASADTRAPLAALLPKPGEPPLDADEILNRFVSYVATNGLSLYSAQEEAILELLSDKHLFLKTPTGSGKSLVAMALHFKAMAEGKVSFYTCPIKALVNEKFFALSKAFGPENVGMLTGDASINREAPILCCTAEILSNLALRDASARVDAVVMDEFHYYSDKERGVAWQIPLLALPKTQFLLMSATLGDTHVIEQSLEKLTGREVATVRSSERPVPLDFDYREVPLHETIQDLIARGKYPVYLVNFTQRAAAEQAQNLMSVDFNTKEEKEEIRQALLDAPFDTPYGKDFQRFLRHGIGMHHAGLLPKYRLLVEKLAQQGLLKVISGTDTLGVGVNIPIRTVLFTQLFKFNGEKLATLSVRDFKQISGRAGRKGFDTEGSVVAQAPEYMIENIRQAAKEAAGKKKSPKAKPPQKGFVQYDKSTFERLQNGMPEPLESRFDVSHGLLLNLLQSDKTEGSGGYKRLVQLVMRSHSSDYTKKKLLKDAAMYFRTLRDAGIVKVVQWEKHSATVEVSEDLQRDFSLNHTLSLYLHETLELLDPTLETYALDVVTLVESILENPDVVLYAQLHQLKGEKIQEMKARGVEYDDRMEELEKLEWPKPNREFVYGTFNAFAKKHPWVGEENIRPKSIVRDMFERFMSFHDYVREYGLQRSEGVLLRYVGDVYKSLVQTVPEKFRNEDLDDIIDHLRATLRQVDSSLLDEWERMRNPEAPVEVKPVVDLKPKELTEDPKAFAARVREELHRLLRALGQRRYLDALGMLDNALGEWTAPKLEQAMAPYFEEHKLVVLTPQARKPANTQLKESGTRQWEAQQRIMDPEGHGDWVIDCEIDLRGRRMDDGPILMLRRIGGMAAWS from the coding sequence ATGAGTGCCTCCGCCGACACCCGCGCCCCGCTCGCCGCCCTGCTGCCCAAGCCCGGCGAGCCCCCACTCGACGCCGACGAGATCCTCAACCGCTTCGTGAGCTACGTGGCCACGAACGGCCTGAGCCTGTACTCCGCCCAGGAGGAGGCCATCCTGGAGCTCCTCAGCGACAAGCACCTGTTCCTCAAGACGCCCACGGGCTCCGGCAAGTCGCTGGTGGCCATGGCGCTCCACTTCAAGGCCATGGCCGAGGGCAAGGTGTCGTTCTACACGTGCCCCATCAAGGCGCTGGTGAACGAGAAGTTCTTCGCGCTCTCCAAGGCCTTCGGCCCGGAGAACGTGGGCATGCTGACGGGCGACGCGTCCATCAACCGCGAGGCGCCCATCCTCTGCTGCACGGCGGAGATCCTGTCGAACCTCGCGCTGCGTGACGCGTCCGCGCGCGTGGACGCGGTGGTGATGGACGAGTTCCACTACTACTCCGACAAGGAGCGCGGGGTGGCCTGGCAGATCCCGCTGCTGGCGCTGCCCAAGACGCAGTTCCTGCTGATGTCCGCCACGCTGGGCGACACGCACGTCATCGAGCAGAGCCTGGAGAAGCTCACCGGCCGCGAGGTGGCCACGGTGCGCAGCTCCGAGCGCCCCGTGCCGCTGGACTTCGACTACCGCGAGGTGCCGCTGCACGAGACCATCCAGGACCTCATCGCGCGCGGGAAGTACCCCGTCTACCTGGTGAACTTCACGCAGCGGGCCGCGGCCGAGCAGGCGCAAAACCTGATGTCCGTGGACTTCAACACGAAGGAAGAGAAGGAGGAGATCCGCCAGGCGCTGCTGGACGCCCCCTTCGACACGCCCTACGGCAAGGACTTCCAGCGCTTCCTGCGCCACGGCATCGGCATGCACCACGCGGGCCTGCTGCCCAAGTACCGCCTGCTGGTGGAGAAGCTGGCGCAGCAGGGCCTGCTCAAGGTCATCAGCGGCACGGACACGCTGGGCGTGGGCGTGAACATCCCCATCCGCACGGTGCTCTTCACGCAGTTGTTCAAGTTCAACGGCGAGAAGCTGGCCACGTTGAGCGTGCGCGACTTCAAGCAGATCTCCGGCCGCGCGGGCCGCAAGGGCTTCGACACCGAGGGCAGCGTGGTGGCGCAGGCCCCGGAGTACATGATTGAAAACATCCGCCAGGCCGCGAAGGAGGCTGCGGGCAAGAAGAAGTCGCCCAAGGCGAAGCCGCCGCAGAAGGGCTTCGTGCAGTATGACAAGAGCACCTTCGAGCGGCTCCAGAACGGGATGCCGGAGCCGCTGGAGTCGCGCTTCGACGTGAGCCACGGCCTCTTGCTCAACCTGCTCCAGAGCGACAAGACGGAGGGCAGCGGCGGCTACAAGCGGCTGGTGCAGTTGGTGATGCGCTCGCACTCCTCCGACTACACGAAGAAGAAGCTGCTCAAGGACGCGGCGATGTACTTCCGCACGCTGCGCGACGCGGGCATCGTGAAGGTGGTGCAGTGGGAGAAGCACTCGGCGACGGTGGAGGTGTCCGAGGACCTTCAGCGCGACTTCAGCCTCAACCACACGCTGTCCCTGTACCTGCACGAGACGCTGGAGTTGTTGGACCCCACGCTGGAGACGTACGCGCTGGACGTCGTCACGCTGGTGGAGTCCATCCTGGAGAACCCGGACGTGGTGCTGTACGCGCAGCTGCACCAGCTGAAGGGGGAGAAGATCCAGGAGATGAAGGCGCGGGGCGTGGAGTACGACGACCGCATGGAGGAGCTGGAGAAGCTGGAGTGGCCCAAGCCGAACCGTGAGTTCGTCTACGGCACCTTCAACGCCTTCGCGAAGAAGCACCCGTGGGTGGGCGAGGAGAACATCCGGCCCAAGTCCATTGTCCGGGACATGTTCGAGCGCTTCATGTCCTTCCACGACTACGTGCGCGAATACGGCCTGCAGCGCAGCGAGGGCGTGCTCCTGCGCTACGTGGGAGACGTCTACAAGTCGCTGGTGCAGACGGTGCCGGAGAAGTTCCGCAACGAGGACCTGGACGACATCATCGACCACCTGCGCGCGACGCTGCGTCAGGTGGACTCCAGCCTCCTGGACGAGTGGGAGCGGATGCGCAACCCGGAGGCCCCCGTCGAAGTGAAGCCTGTGGTGGACCTCAAGCCCAAGGAGCTCACGGAGGACCCCAAGGCCTTCGCCGCGCGCGTGCGCGAGGAGCTGCACCGGCTGCTGCGCGCGCTGGGCCAGCGCCGCTACCTGGACGCGCTGGGCATGCTGGACAACGCGCTGGGCGAATGGACCGCCCCGAAGCTGGAGCAGGCCATGGCGCCGTACTTCGAGGAGCACAAGCTGGTGGTGCTCACGCCCCAGGCGCGCAAGCCGGCGAACACGCAGCTCAAGGAGTCCGGCACGCGCCAGTGGGAGGCCCAGCAGCGCATCATGGACCCGGAGGGCCATGGGGACTGGGTCATCGACTGTGAGATTGATCTGCGCGGCCGGCGCATGGACGACGGCCCCATCCTGATGCTGCGCCGCATTGGCGGCATGGCCGCCTGGTCGTAG
- a CDS encoding PASTA domain-containing protein: MADSNDVPQLEALSAPLGALISSVGRGVAEAQRELDAATIERIRELYASDEDLAVELQRIGYRPTWYHIPEAEAEIAVALSITAEERTDGRTRLKMYGAPMDASYTNRFAYNLTAQSRLKFRVVPVPPSPQAEALVVVPAVVGKTVAEARLLLSAIGVPHRFPDGAKDAALVTAASAEPGTLLPRGTELVLTVQTTGGGKLPPTGVLTRSPVLETVAAEPLK; the protein is encoded by the coding sequence ATGGCGGATTCGAATGACGTCCCCCAGTTGGAGGCGCTGAGCGCGCCGCTGGGCGCGTTGATCTCCTCGGTGGGCCGCGGCGTGGCGGAGGCGCAGCGGGAGCTGGACGCGGCGACCATCGAGCGGATCCGCGAGCTCTACGCCTCGGACGAGGACCTGGCGGTGGAGCTGCAGCGCATCGGCTACCGGCCGACCTGGTACCACATCCCCGAGGCCGAGGCGGAGATCGCCGTGGCGCTGTCCATCACCGCGGAGGAGCGGACGGATGGACGGACGCGGCTGAAGATGTACGGCGCGCCCATGGACGCCAGCTACACCAACCGCTTCGCCTACAACCTGACGGCGCAGTCGCGGCTGAAGTTCCGGGTGGTGCCGGTGCCTCCGTCGCCCCAGGCGGAGGCGCTGGTGGTGGTGCCCGCGGTGGTAGGCAAGACGGTGGCCGAAGCGCGGCTGCTGCTGTCCGCCATCGGCGTGCCCCACCGGTTCCCTGACGGCGCGAAGGACGCAGCCTTGGTCACCGCGGCTTCGGCCGAGCCGGGGACACTGCTGCCGCGCGGCACCGAGCTGGTGCTCACCGTGCAGACGACCGGCGGAGGGAAGCTCCCGCCCACCGGAGTCCTCACCCGCTCGCCCGTCCTGGAGACCGTGGCCGCCGAGCCCTTGAAGTGA
- a CDS encoding PASTA domain-containing protein yields MKVRAVFHKATGVPVAGMKVAWWVPAKTGTFELRDTGVTNEAGVLEMEVSSATFGSHLRLDSAGVATFPVKMSSTLIDYGTMVVLEPAREGVRAVSSAAVEPTKEPALEQGTSLVLSDKLKSAGQQIEAVRASLTTVRLSTVRVRWTETTTEGVTEAEAQFVEQSPAAPETGDAPAREVPSFLGMTTSAARRRAAEAGLRVDPMPLFVKEPGQWGRVLRQVPEPGKPLASGPVQLIIGQAMEG; encoded by the coding sequence ATGAAGGTCCGGGCCGTGTTCCACAAGGCCACGGGAGTCCCCGTGGCGGGGATGAAGGTGGCGTGGTGGGTCCCCGCGAAGACGGGCACCTTCGAGCTGCGCGACACCGGGGTGACGAACGAGGCGGGCGTGCTGGAGATGGAGGTCAGCAGCGCCACCTTCGGCTCCCACCTGCGGCTGGACTCCGCCGGGGTGGCCACCTTCCCGGTGAAGATGAGCAGCACCCTCATCGACTACGGGACGATGGTCGTCCTGGAGCCCGCGAGGGAGGGCGTGCGCGCGGTGTCCTCCGCGGCGGTGGAGCCCACCAAGGAGCCCGCCCTGGAGCAGGGCACGTCCCTGGTGCTGTCCGACAAGCTGAAGTCGGCGGGCCAGCAGATCGAAGCAGTGCGCGCGTCGCTGACGACGGTGCGGTTGAGCACCGTCCGCGTGCGGTGGACGGAGACGACGACCGAGGGCGTGACGGAGGCGGAGGCCCAGTTCGTGGAGCAGTCTCCCGCCGCGCCCGAGACGGGCGACGCGCCCGCCCGCGAGGTGCCGAGCTTCCTGGGGATGACGACCTCGGCGGCCCGGCGGCGCGCGGCGGAGGCGGGGCTGCGGGTGGACCCGATGCCCTTGTTCGTCAAGGAGCCCGGGCAGTGGGGCCGCGTGCTGCGGCAGGTGCCGGAGCCGGGCAAGCCGCTCGCTTCGGGCCCCGTGCAGTTGATCATTGGCCAGGCGATGGAGGGCTGA